A region of Gemmatimonadales bacterium DNA encodes the following proteins:
- a CDS encoding nucleoside deaminase, with product MDEFMRQAVAEAERGLAEGGIPIGAVLAHEGRILGRGHNRRVQRGSAVLHGEMDALENAGRQPAAAYRACVLYTTLSPCPMCSGAILLYGIPRVVVGEHRTFMGDEELLRSRGVMVEVLDDPTCLRLMQDFIRAYPQLWNEDIGA from the coding sequence ATGGACGAGTTCATGCGTCAGGCCGTCGCGGAGGCGGAACGAGGCCTCGCGGAAGGCGGCATCCCGATCGGCGCGGTCCTCGCGCACGAGGGGCGCATCCTCGGCCGCGGGCACAACCGGCGCGTCCAGCGCGGCAGCGCCGTATTGCACGGGGAGATGGACGCGCTCGAGAACGCCGGTCGCCAGCCCGCAGCGGCCTATCGCGCGTGCGTGCTCTACACCACGCTGTCCCCGTGCCCGATGTGCAGTGGCGCCATCCTTCTATACGGCATTCCGCGCGTCGTGGTCGGCGAACACCGCACGTTCATGGGCGACGAGGAGCTGCTCCGCTCGCGGGGCGTGATGGTCGAGGTCCTCGACGATCCGACCTGCCTGCGTCTCATGCAGGATTTCATCCGCGCGTACCCGCAGCTCTGGAACGAGG
- the aceA gene encoding isocitrate lyase: MDQKTFVTNLEQRWKTSPRWKGITRTYTAADVWRLRGTIEIEHTIARKGAARLWKLLHDEPYIAALSALTGAQAVQQVKAGLKAIYLSGWQVAGDVNTALETYPDQSLYPADSVPQLVERLNNALMRADQISHLRNEHEVDWLVPIVADAEAGFGGLLNSYELMKHMIWKGASGVHFEDQLASLKKCGHLGGKVLVPTSEFVVKLIAARLAADVCGVDSVLIARTDALSATILANDIDPYDRRFVLGDRTAEGFIRVQPGIESAIARGLAYAPYADLLWFETGKPDMKEAEVFAEAIHAKFPGKMLAYNCSPSFNWKMHLNHDQLLGFQKTLGAMGYRFQFVTLSAFHALNHSMFALALDYRDRGMAAYADLQSREFASEKDGYEATRHQEFVGAGYFDAITEIATGGKASTLALEGSTEREQFHPAAS, encoded by the coding sequence ATGGACCAGAAGACGTTCGTCACGAATCTCGAGCAGCGGTGGAAGACCTCGCCGCGGTGGAAGGGCATCACGCGCACCTACACCGCGGCTGACGTCTGGCGGCTGCGCGGCACGATCGAGATCGAGCACACCATCGCGCGGAAGGGCGCGGCGCGGCTCTGGAAGCTGCTGCACGACGAGCCCTACATCGCGGCGCTGTCCGCGCTCACCGGCGCGCAGGCGGTGCAGCAGGTGAAGGCGGGGCTCAAGGCCATCTACCTCTCGGGCTGGCAGGTCGCCGGCGACGTGAACACGGCGCTCGAGACCTACCCCGACCAGAGCCTCTATCCGGCTGACAGCGTGCCGCAGCTGGTGGAGCGGCTGAACAACGCGCTAATGCGGGCGGACCAGATATCGCACCTGAGGAACGAGCACGAGGTGGACTGGCTGGTGCCGATCGTGGCGGACGCCGAGGCGGGTTTCGGCGGGCTGCTCAACTCGTACGAGCTGATGAAGCACATGATCTGGAAGGGCGCATCGGGCGTCCACTTCGAGGACCAGCTCGCGTCGCTCAAGAAGTGCGGGCACCTGGGCGGCAAGGTGCTGGTGCCGACCAGCGAATTCGTGGTGAAGTTGATCGCGGCACGGCTCGCGGCGGACGTATGCGGCGTTGACTCGGTCCTGATCGCGCGAACGGACGCGCTGTCGGCGACGATCCTCGCCAACGATATAGACCCGTACGACCGCCGGTTCGTGCTGGGCGACCGGACGGCCGAGGGGTTCATCCGCGTGCAACCCGGCATCGAGTCGGCGATCGCGCGCGGGCTCGCGTATGCGCCCTACGCGGACCTGCTCTGGTTCGAGACGGGCAAGCCGGACATGAAGGAGGCCGAGGTGTTCGCCGAGGCGATCCACGCGAAGTTCCCCGGCAAGATGCTCGCCTACAACTGCTCGCCGTCGTTCAACTGGAAGATGCACCTCAACCACGACCAGCTGCTCGGCTTTCAGAAGACGTTAGGCGCGATGGGGTACCGGTTCCAGTTCGTCACGCTTTCCGCGTTCCACGCGCTCAACCATTCCATGTTCGCGCTGGCGCTGGACTATCGGGACCGGGGGATGGCGGCGTACGCCGACCTGCAGTCGCGCGAGTTCGCCTCCGAGAAGGACGGCTACGAGGCGACGCGGCACCAGGAGTTCGTGGGGGCGGGCTATTTCGACGCGATCACCGAGATCGCGACGGGTGGCAAGGCCTCGACGCTGGCGCTCGAGGGGTCGACCGAGAGGGAGCAGTTCCACCCGGCCGCGTCCTAG